A genomic stretch from Sporocytophaga myxococcoides DSM 11118 includes:
- a CDS encoding cytochrome-c peroxidase yields the protein MSISNINSFAGLLLFLFVVSISGCKKEGKKENSVEPAYELVIPEGFPQPEIPADNQLTSERVALGKMLFFDPILSADSSVSCGSCHHPAIAFSDMSAVSSGVNGHLGSRNTMPLINLAWFDSFMWDGGIPSLELQVLAPVTNHLEMNLPLEEAIARLKKHPVYPSLFKKAYNREPDDFSLFRAIAAYERTLISGNSRYDQYFYQKKEIFSESEINGMNLFFSDRLHCASCHSGINFTNGTFQNTGLYVVYPDHGRYLITGDESDKGKFKVPTLRNVELTGPYMHDGSIATLEEVLEHYLRGGKFNTNKSPHVHYHEESLTDQEKKDVINFLKTLTDTSFVNTHKKR from the coding sequence ATGAGTATTTCCAATATAAATTCGTTTGCTGGCTTGTTATTATTTCTTTTTGTAGTGTCAATTTCTGGATGCAAAAAAGAAGGGAAAAAAGAAAATTCTGTTGAACCAGCCTATGAGTTAGTAATCCCTGAAGGATTTCCTCAACCGGAAATTCCTGCAGATAATCAGCTTACAAGTGAAAGAGTCGCGCTCGGTAAAATGTTGTTTTTCGATCCGATCCTTTCAGCCGATTCTTCCGTTTCATGCGGGTCTTGCCATCATCCGGCCATTGCCTTCAGTGATATGTCAGCAGTGAGTTCAGGTGTAAACGGACATTTAGGAAGCAGAAATACGATGCCTCTCATAAATTTAGCCTGGTTTGATTCATTCATGTGGGATGGTGGCATTCCTTCCCTGGAGTTGCAAGTATTAGCTCCAGTTACAAATCATTTAGAAATGAATTTACCTTTAGAAGAAGCTATTGCGCGCCTTAAAAAACATCCTGTCTATCCTTCTTTGTTCAAAAAAGCATACAATAGAGAACCCGATGATTTTTCATTGTTCAGGGCTATTGCTGCATATGAAAGAACCCTTATCAGTGGCAATTCAAGGTATGACCAATATTTTTATCAGAAGAAAGAAATATTTTCAGAGTCAGAAATAAATGGTATGAATCTTTTCTTCAGCGACAGATTGCATTGTGCGTCTTGTCATAGCGGAATAAACTTTACTAATGGTACATTTCAGAATACAGGTCTGTATGTTGTATATCCCGATCATGGAAGATATCTGATTACCGGTGATGAATCTGATAAGGGAAAATTCAAAGTGCCCACGCTTAGAAATGTAGAATTGACAGGACCTTATATGCACGATGGGAGCATCGCAACGCTGGAAGAAGTGCTGGAACATTATTTAAGAGGAGGGAAATTCAATACCAATAAATCACCTCATGTACATTACCATGAAGAAAGTCTTACCGATCAGGAAAAAAAAGATGTGATTAACTTTCTCAAAACTCTTACTGACACTTCTTTTGTGAATACTCATAAAAAGAGATAA
- a CDS encoding T9SS type A sorting domain-containing protein, producing the protein MVKKLLFLLIFLVISISVFCQDTLRHIGSDEEMTAYRSDYYGYTCGYVTGQNCWFSENYAEKYRIKGSAEVIGVISYHKGFLNKPNRQLTFDIWSVGTDHLPADSLGGRFMSYRNILVYGNPVQTLFYEPVPVQDSFFVACNFLLYAHEPFTDTLAILTSLDASRPDSDLSNTGTNAVRFHHSNWKDLYSRLGYKFHLALFPIVRYNAVAGNINYQDAVSFVSAYPNPCIDETLVSFSIGIESKVRIKITNLDQKEIKYIDLGWKSPGLYHENINVNELPAGIYMLSVESDFSCQVYKFIKG; encoded by the coding sequence ATGGTAAAAAAGCTATTATTTCTATTGATTTTCCTGGTTATTTCAATTTCTGTATTTTGCCAGGATACGCTTAGGCATATAGGCTCGGATGAAGAAATGACAGCATACAGGTCTGATTATTATGGTTATACTTGCGGATATGTTACCGGGCAGAACTGCTGGTTTTCGGAAAATTATGCCGAAAAATACAGAATAAAAGGATCTGCTGAGGTTATTGGGGTTATAAGTTATCATAAAGGTTTTCTAAATAAACCAAACCGACAGCTGACTTTTGATATATGGTCTGTTGGTACGGACCATCTTCCTGCCGACTCCTTGGGTGGAAGATTTATGAGCTACAGAAATATTCTTGTTTATGGAAACCCTGTTCAAACGCTTTTCTATGAGCCTGTACCTGTACAAGATTCATTCTTTGTAGCTTGTAATTTTTTGCTTTATGCTCATGAGCCCTTCACTGATACGCTTGCAATATTGACTTCTCTTGACGCTTCTCGCCCCGATAGTGATCTTTCCAATACCGGAACCAATGCTGTAAGATTTCATCATTCCAATTGGAAAGATTTGTATAGTAGACTAGGATATAAATTCCATCTTGCGCTTTTTCCAATTGTAAGATACAATGCGGTTGCCGGAAATATAAATTATCAGGATGCGGTTAGCTTCGTGTCAGCTTATCCCAACCCTTGCATAGATGAGACACTTGTTTCTTTTTCTATTGGAATTGAATCGAAAGTCAGAATAAAAATTACCAATTTAGATCAGAAGGAAATAAAGTATATAGATCTCGGTTGGAAATCTCCCGGACTATATCATGAGAATATTAATGTCAATGAACTGCCTGCCGGAATATATATGTTAAGTGTTGAGTCGGATTTTTCCTGTCAGGTTTACAAATTTATAAAAGGATAA
- a CDS encoding HAMP domain-containing protein, translating to MKVKAATKEVSSLDEELLRVLTEIKNGNFSARMALDQTGIKGKISDTMNTIVEMNERFMEELTEAAIIIGKNGQLEHRISFTDGKGAWKEGTNSINALITDLVQPTIEIADVISSVAKGNLSNTMPLAVSNHKLKGEFYRIAKEVNDMVKQLNLFSMEVTRVAREVGAEGKLGGQAKVKGVAGVWKDLTDSVNLMAGNLTDQVRNIAEVTTAVAKGDLSKKITVDVKGEILELKNTINTMVDQLNSFSSEVTRVALEVGTEGKLGGQAQVKGVAGTWKGLTDSVNQMASNLTAQVRNIADVTTAVAKGDLSKKITVQVKGEILELKNTINTMVDQLNSFASEVTRVALEVGTEGKLGGQAKVKGIGGVWKDLTDSVNQMASNLTAQVRNIADVTTAVAKGDLSKKITVNVEGEILELKNTINTMVDQLNSFASEVTRVALEVGTEGKLGGQAKVKGVGGVWKDLTDSVNQMASNLTAQVRNIADVTTAVANGDLSKKITVNVEGEILELKETINTMVDQLNSFASEVTRVAVEVGTEGKLGGQAKVRDVGGVWKDLTDSVNQMASNLTAQVRNIADVTTAVANGDLSKKITVNVEGEILELKNTINTMVDQLNSFASEVTRVALEVGTEGKLGGQAKVRDVGGVWKDLTDSVNQMASNLTAQVRNIAEVTTAVAKGNLSRKITVDVKGEILELKNTINTMVDQLNAFGSEVTRVAREVGSEGKLGGQAYVPGVAGTWKDLTDSVNKMGGNLTAQVRNIAEVTTAVAKGDLSRKIEVNVKGEILELKNTINTMVDQLRAFASEVTRVAREVGTEGKLGGQASVEGVGGVWKDLTDSVNQMAGNLTAQVRNITDVAIAVANGDMSKKITVDVRGEILQLKETINTMVDQLRAFASEVTRVAREVGTEGKLGGQAFVPGVAGIWKDLTDSVNHMSGNLTSQVRNIAEVTKAVASGDLSKTIMVDVKGEILDLKNTINTMVDQLNSFASEVTRVAREVGSEGKLGGQAQVKGVAGTWKDLTDSVNFMASNLTSQVRGIAKVVTSVAKGNLKQKLNINASGEVSQLTDTINEMIDTLAIFADQVTTVAKEVGVEGRLGGQASVPGASGIWKDLTENVNQLAANLTTQVRSISEVASAVTKGDLTRTIRVEARGEVEALKDTINQMIANLKETTLRNHEQDWLKSNLAKFTQMLQGQRDTNTVAKKILSELAQVVVAQKGSFYILNDEGDQVKLKLFASYADDTTIPREFNIGEGLVGQCALEKEKIHLQNVPVDYLKISSSLGEASPLSIIVLPVLFENQIKAVIELASFDTFSSTHLDFLDQLTESIGIVINTIETNTRTEELLIQSQSLADELTRTNEELQDKAFLLEKQKQEVEEKNRVIEEARRSLEDKAEQLTLTSKYKSEFLANMSHELRTPLNSLLILAQQLFENPEGNLSDRQVNYARTIYSCGDDLIQLINDILDLSKIESGYISIQVSKIPISEITGFVETTFKPVAETKKVKFNILVEDLTESIETDMQRLNQILKNLLSNAFKFTEKGEVRLKIYNAERSWKQRNRQLENADKVIAFAISDTGIGIPIDKQNIIFEAFQQAEGSTSRKYGGTGLGLSISRGLAELLGGTIELESEVDKGSTFILYIPVKSTPEDLKITKVPETKIVSLDTVNSGTAKTLGSFLNPSEGGGLDIEIPDFELLSEMFPDPGDDRNTLKLGDSVIMIVEDDQRFAKIILDKAHDYGFKAIIAASYGEVFEMAITYKLAAVTLDIKMPGVSSGWRVLDLFKNDPNLRHIPVYMISGEENADLAYHRGARSFLMKPVKKNVLDELFRDIQEFHSRKTRNLLVVEDNEIDSSRIKDLFLQIQTINVTVVSTGKEAVSEWYANGFDAIILDYKLPDVEVKDLISQFNDKKQLQYTPVILYTAKEFSPAEANQIKKITKSILLKDVNSLDKLLEEAIIHMHISFNDLPLDIKNRIIKIQREEDILNGKNVLVVDDDIRNLFALTTVFERLNINSITAESGKEAINILNSNDKVDLILMDIMMPEMDGYETIQKIRRENKNFNLPIIAVTAKAMKGDRQKCIEAGASDYITKPVKIDQLLALMRVWMRK from the coding sequence ATGAAAGTAAAAGCTGCTACAAAGGAAGTCTCTTCTTTAGATGAAGAGTTGCTCAGAGTTTTGACCGAAATTAAAAATGGTAACTTTTCAGCCAGGATGGCATTGGATCAGACAGGTATAAAAGGAAAAATTTCCGATACCATGAATACCATTGTCGAAATGAATGAGCGCTTCATGGAGGAGCTCACTGAGGCTGCTATCATAATAGGTAAAAACGGACAACTTGAGCACCGGATCTCATTTACTGATGGAAAAGGAGCCTGGAAAGAAGGTACTAATTCTATTAATGCACTAATCACCGATTTAGTGCAACCAACTATAGAAATTGCTGATGTAATCAGTTCAGTTGCCAAAGGTAATCTTTCCAATACAATGCCTCTGGCAGTCAGTAATCATAAGCTGAAAGGAGAATTTTACAGGATTGCTAAAGAGGTAAATGACATGGTGAAGCAGCTGAACCTCTTTTCAATGGAAGTTACCCGTGTGGCAAGGGAAGTGGGGGCGGAAGGAAAATTGGGGGGACAAGCTAAAGTTAAAGGTGTAGCTGGGGTTTGGAAAGATCTTACGGATTCTGTAAATCTGATGGCCGGTAACCTTACTGACCAGGTAAGAAATATTGCGGAAGTTACCACTGCTGTTGCTAAAGGTGATTTGTCAAAAAAAATCACTGTTGATGTAAAAGGAGAAATTCTTGAATTGAAGAATACCATCAATACCATGGTGGACCAGCTTAACTCTTTCTCTTCGGAGGTAACCCGTGTGGCTCTTGAAGTGGGTACAGAGGGAAAGCTAGGCGGACAGGCGCAGGTGAAAGGGGTGGCGGGTACGTGGAAAGGCCTTACAGACTCCGTGAATCAAATGGCCAGCAACCTTACCGCTCAGGTGCGTAACATTGCAGATGTAACCACAGCCGTTGCAAAAGGAGACTTATCAAAAAAAATCACTGTTCAGGTAAAAGGCGAAATTCTTGAGTTGAAAAATACCATTAATACCATGGTGGATCAATTGAACTCATTCGCATCAGAAGTAACTCGGGTGGCTCTGGAAGTAGGTACTGAAGGGAAACTAGGTGGACAGGCCAAAGTAAAAGGAATTGGTGGAGTCTGGAAGGATCTTACTGATTCTGTAAACCAGATGGCGAGTAACCTTACCGCTCAGGTGCGTAACATTGCTGATGTAACAACTGCTGTAGCCAAAGGAGACTTATCAAAGAAAATCACTGTAAATGTAGAAGGTGAAATCCTTGAATTGAAAAATACCATTAATACGATGGTGGATCAATTGAACTCTTTTGCTTCAGAAGTAACCCGCGTGGCATTGGAAGTAGGTACAGAGGGTAAACTAGGCGGCCAGGCAAAAGTGAAAGGAGTTGGTGGGGTATGGAAAGATCTTACAGATTCTGTGAATCAAATGGCCAGCAATCTTACAGCTCAGGTACGTAACATCGCAGATGTAACAACTGCTGTAGCAAACGGAGATCTTTCCAAGAAAATTACAGTAAATGTCGAAGGGGAAATTCTTGAATTAAAGGAAACCATTAACACGATGGTGGATCAGTTGAACTCCTTTGCTTCCGAGGTAACCAGAGTTGCTGTGGAAGTGGGTACTGAAGGTAAACTTGGTGGTCAGGCTAAAGTAAGGGACGTTGGAGGTGTATGGAAAGACCTTACAGATTCTGTAAATCAGATGGCCAGCAATCTTACAGCTCAGGTGCGTAACATTGCTGATGTTACTACAGCAGTGGCTAACGGTGATCTTTCAAAGAAAATTACAGTTAACGTAGAAGGGGAAATTCTTGAACTTAAAAATACCATCAATACGATGGTGGATCAGCTAAACTCCTTCGCATCTGAAGTTACGCGTGTGGCTTTGGAAGTAGGAACAGAAGGGAAGCTGGGAGGACAAGCTAAAGTGCGCGATGTCGGAGGTGTTTGGAAAGACCTTACTGATTCTGTAAATCAGATGGCGAGCAATCTCACCGCTCAGGTGCGTAACATTGCGGAAGTAACGACTGCCGTGGCAAAAGGTAATCTTTCAAGGAAAATTACCGTGGATGTTAAGGGTGAAATTCTTGAATTGAAAAATACCATTAATACCATGGTGGATCAGTTGAATGCATTTGGTTCTGAAGTAACCCGTGTTGCCCGTGAAGTAGGTTCTGAAGGAAAGCTGGGCGGTCAGGCTTATGTACCTGGTGTGGCTGGTACCTGGAAAGACCTTACTGATTCTGTAAATAAAATGGGAGGCAATTTAACTGCCCAGGTAAGAAATATCGCAGAGGTAACGACTGCCGTGGCAAAAGGTGATCTATCAAGGAAGATTGAAGTAAATGTAAAAGGAGAAATCCTTGAACTTAAAAATACCATCAATACAATGGTGGACCAGTTGAGGGCCTTCGCATCTGAAGTAACCCGTGTGGCAAGGGAAGTAGGTACGGAAGGTAAACTGGGTGGTCAGGCAAGTGTGGAAGGGGTTGGAGGAGTTTGGAAAGACCTTACAGATTCTGTAAACCAGATGGCTGGTAATCTTACTGCTCAGGTACGTAACATCACAGACGTTGCGATAGCTGTGGCAAATGGTGACATGTCTAAGAAAATTACCGTTGATGTGCGTGGAGAAATCCTTCAGCTGAAAGAAACCATCAATACAATGGTGGACCAGTTGAGAGCATTTGCATCTGAAGTAACCCGTGTGGCTAGGGAAGTAGGTACTGAAGGAAAACTGGGCGGACAAGCATTCGTTCCTGGTGTTGCAGGTATTTGGAAAGATCTTACTGATTCTGTAAACCACATGTCCGGTAACCTGACTTCCCAAGTGCGTAATATTGCGGAAGTAACGAAAGCTGTGGCAAGTGGCGACCTTTCTAAAACCATCATGGTGGATGTAAAAGGTGAAATTCTTGATTTGAAAAATACCATCAATACCATGGTGGATCAGCTGAACTCCTTTGCATCTGAGGTAACACGTGTGGCAAGGGAAGTAGGTTCTGAAGGTAAACTGGGCGGACAGGCACAGGTAAAAGGTGTAGCAGGTACATGGAAAGATTTAACAGATAGTGTAAACTTCATGGCATCTAACCTTACCAGTCAGGTGAGAGGTATTGCTAAAGTTGTAACTTCTGTAGCTAAAGGTAATCTGAAACAAAAATTAAATATTAATGCATCAGGTGAAGTATCTCAGTTGACAGATACAATCAACGAGATGATTGATACACTTGCTATTTTTGCTGATCAGGTAACAACTGTTGCGAAGGAAGTAGGAGTGGAAGGACGATTGGGCGGGCAGGCTAGTGTGCCTGGGGCTTCAGGTATCTGGAAAGATCTTACTGAAAACGTAAACCAGCTTGCAGCAAATCTTACTACTCAGGTAAGATCTATTTCAGAAGTAGCATCTGCTGTAACCAAAGGAGATTTAACAAGAACCATCAGAGTAGAAGCAAGAGGAGAGGTTGAGGCGCTTAAAGATACCATCAATCAGATGATTGCTAATCTTAAGGAAACAACCCTTAGAAACCACGAGCAAGACTGGCTCAAATCCAACCTTGCTAAATTCACTCAAATGCTTCAGGGGCAAAGAGACACGAATACTGTGGCTAAGAAAATCCTTTCAGAACTTGCTCAGGTTGTTGTGGCTCAGAAAGGATCATTCTATATCTTGAATGATGAAGGAGATCAGGTGAAGCTGAAACTATTCGCTTCCTATGCAGATGACACTACAATTCCAAGAGAATTTAATATTGGTGAAGGTCTTGTTGGGCAGTGTGCTCTGGAAAAAGAAAAGATACATCTACAAAATGTTCCTGTAGATTATCTTAAAATAAGCTCAAGCCTTGGAGAAGCAAGTCCTCTGTCAATTATAGTGCTTCCGGTATTGTTCGAAAATCAGATTAAGGCGGTAATTGAACTGGCTTCTTTTGATACATTCTCCAGTACTCACCTTGATTTCCTTGATCAGCTGACAGAAAGTATCGGTATAGTAATTAACACTATTGAAACTAATACAAGAACTGAAGAACTGCTTATTCAGTCTCAGTCACTTGCAGACGAACTTACCAGAACAAACGAAGAGCTTCAGGATAAAGCCTTCCTGTTGGAGAAACAGAAGCAGGAAGTAGAAGAGAAAAACAGAGTTATTGAAGAAGCAAGAAGATCTCTGGAAGACAAGGCTGAACAGCTTACTCTGACTTCTAAATATAAATCTGAGTTCTTGGCAAATATGTCTCATGAGCTGAGAACTCCACTTAACAGCTTGTTGATACTTGCTCAGCAACTGTTTGAGAATCCTGAAGGAAATCTCTCGGATAGACAGGTTAATTATGCTCGTACCATATATTCATGCGGAGACGACCTAATCCAATTGATTAATGATATTCTTGATCTTTCTAAAATTGAATCAGGATATATCTCTATTCAGGTATCTAAAATTCCTATCAGTGAAATTACAGGCTTTGTTGAGACAACATTTAAGCCTGTTGCTGAAACTAAAAAAGTTAAGTTCAATATTTTAGTTGAAGACCTTACTGAGTCAATTGAAACGGATATGCAGAGGCTAAATCAGATATTAAAAAATCTGCTTTCCAATGCATTTAAGTTTACTGAAAAAGGAGAAGTCAGATTAAAAATATACAATGCTGAGAGATCCTGGAAACAAAGAAACAGACAGCTTGAAAATGCAGATAAAGTTATTGCCTTTGCAATTTCAGACACAGGTATCGGTATTCCGATTGACAAACAGAATATTATTTTTGAGGCCTTTCAGCAGGCAGAAGGATCTACTTCAAGAAAGTATGGTGGAACAGGCCTTGGGCTTTCGATTTCAAGAGGTCTTGCAGAGCTGTTAGGTGGAACTATAGAACTTGAAAGTGAAGTAGACAAGGGTAGTACATTCATACTATATATTCCTGTAAAATCTACTCCGGAAGATTTGAAGATAACTAAGGTGCCGGAGACAAAAATTGTTTCACTGGATACTGTTAATTCCGGAACAGCTAAAACATTGGGAAGTTTTCTAAATCCTTCTGAAGGGGGAGGTCTGGATATTGAGATTCCTGACTTTGAGTTGCTGTCTGAAATGTTTCCTGATCCTGGTGATGATAGAAATACACTAAAGCTTGGAGATAGTGTGATTATGATTGTTGAGGATGATCAGAGGTTTGCAAAGATTATTCTTGATAAAGCCCATGATTATGGTTTTAAAGCAATTATTGCTGCGAGCTATGGGGAAGTCTTTGAAATGGCCATTACCTATAAACTGGCTGCTGTTACTTTGGATATCAAGATGCCAGGTGTAAGTAGTGGATGGCGGGTACTTGATCTCTTCAAAAATGATCCTAACCTTCGTCATATTCCTGTGTATATGATTTCAGGGGAAGAAAATGCAGATCTGGCATACCATAGAGGCGCCAGAAGCTTTTTGATGAAGCCAGTGAAAAAAAATGTACTCGATGAGTTATTTAGGGATATCCAGGAATTTCATTCAAGAAAGACCCGAAATCTCCTCGTAGTGGAGGATAATGAAATTGATTCTTCAAGAATTAAAGATCTTTTTTTACAGATTCAGACTATCAATGTGACGGTTGTTTCTACAGGTAAAGAAGCAGTGAGTGAGTGGTATGCAAACGGTTTTGATGCGATAATACTGGATTATAAACTGCCAGATGTTGAAGTGAAAGACCTTATAAGTCAGTTTAATGATAAGAAGCAACTTCAGTATACGCCGGTGATATTATATACTGCTAAGGAGTTTTCTCCGGCAGAAGCAAATCAAATAAAAAAAATAACCAAAAGTATTCTTTTAAAGGATGTAAATTCGCTGGATAAATTGCTTGAGGAGGCTATCATTCATATGCATATTTCATTTAATGATTTACCTCTGGATATTAAAAACCGAATAATAAAAATACAGCGAGAAGAAGATATTTTAAATGGAAAGAATGTTTTAGTGGTAGATGATGATATCAGGAATCTTTTCGCTTTAACCACTGTTTTTGAAAGATTAAATATCAATTCCATTACTGCTGAAAGTGGTAAAGAAGCAATAAATATCTTAAATAGCAACGATAAGGTTGATCTGATTCTAATGGATATAATGATGCCTGAGATGGATGGATATGAAACAATTCAAAAGATCAGAAGAGAAAATAAGAATTTTAATCTTCCTATAATTGCTGTCACTGCAAAGGCCATGAAAGGCGACAGGCAGAAATGTATTGAGGCCGGTGCTTCGGATTATATTACTAAACCTGTTAAAATCGATCAGCTTTTAGCTTTGATGCGAGTATGGATGAGAAAATAA
- a CDS encoding MbnP family protein, whose translation MKNLVFGLFLILFISACKKDKGALPVAADQDKGKVELIFMSVTGSDNLFMDSIYTSGAGEQYRLTKLKFFVSDIGFAAGNSTEEAAEDSSGRNIFLVNFTSLPNSEKLYFDVKPGEYKGLRFNIGLPRDVNHADPTVALRPLNLAQSDMYWSWNSGYIFFLAEGNGPNVYQNKFHFGIGEDKRIMPFSFGNVLSPKTSFKIEKGKTTRVVLKFDFQKILVNGDGSFYSLAKQSSTMVHGGYFADLLSANISNTIELVSSEIID comes from the coding sequence ATGAAAAATTTAGTTTTCGGGTTATTTCTGATTCTATTTATAAGTGCCTGCAAAAAAGACAAGGGGGCATTACCAGTTGCAGCAGATCAGGATAAAGGCAAGGTCGAACTGATTTTTATGTCTGTAACAGGAAGCGATAATTTGTTTATGGATTCAATTTACACAAGTGGAGCAGGAGAACAGTATAGGCTAACCAAACTAAAGTTTTTTGTGTCAGATATTGGTTTTGCTGCCGGCAACTCAACCGAAGAGGCCGCGGAAGACAGTTCAGGTAGGAATATATTTCTTGTGAATTTCACCTCTTTACCGAATAGCGAGAAACTATACTTTGATGTGAAACCAGGGGAATATAAAGGATTACGTTTTAATATAGGGTTGCCAAGGGATGTAAATCATGCGGATCCTACAGTTGCTTTGAGACCATTAAACCTGGCCCAATCAGACATGTACTGGAGTTGGAATTCAGGATATATATTTTTCCTTGCTGAAGGGAATGGTCCGAATGTTTATCAGAATAAGTTTCACTTTGGTATAGGAGAAGACAAAAGAATCATGCCTTTTTCCTTTGGAAATGTGCTTAGCCCTAAAACTTCGTTTAAGATTGAAAAAGGAAAAACTACAAGAGTAGTTTTGAAGTTTGATTTTCAGAAAATACTTGTAAACGGAGATGGCTCCTTTTACTCCCTTGCAAAACAGTCATCAACTATGGTACATGGGGGATATTTTGCGGACCTTTTAAGTGCCAATATTTCCAATACCATCGAGCTGGTCTCTTCAGAGATTATAGATTAA
- a CDS encoding sensor histidine kinase codes for METRPEIKVLLVDDREDNLFSMSTVLERDGYVIRTARSGREALKILLKEHDFTLILLDVQMPDLSGYETASLIYERDKLKHIPVIFVTAHSYSDEYVYKGYQAGAVDYIYKPINPELLRAKVNVFAELYRKTHLLVAHEKQLREMNNELEDRVRQRTEELTDKNVELEKANFELKKVNNDLDSFVYAASHDLKAPVSNIEGLLASLTDFFSPDMLDDDNVKMIIGMINESISRFKVTIHDLTEVTKIQKSIEEDVNTIDILEVIEDVKVGIRDMIENTGAILNIIHDGDTKVSFSRKNLKSVLYNLISNAIKYRSSERIPEVEINIGRVEEYIIISVSDNGLGFNPNDKEKIFTMFKRLHDHVEGTGIGLYIVKKIVENCGGRIEVDSEQGKGTTFSVFIRVNPEIVLI; via the coding sequence TTGGAAACCAGGCCCGAGATTAAAGTATTACTAGTAGATGACCGGGAGGATAATTTGTTCTCAATGAGCACTGTCCTTGAAAGGGATGGGTATGTAATCCGCACAGCAAGGTCGGGAAGGGAAGCGTTGAAGATTCTTTTGAAAGAACATGATTTCACCCTCATCTTGCTAGATGTGCAGATGCCGGATCTCTCCGGATATGAAACTGCTTCTCTGATCTATGAAAGAGATAAGCTCAAGCATATTCCGGTTATTTTTGTAACTGCTCACAGCTATAGTGATGAATATGTCTATAAAGGCTATCAGGCAGGGGCGGTAGATTATATTTATAAACCAATAAACCCTGAACTTTTAAGGGCTAAGGTGAATGTTTTTGCTGAATTATACAGGAAAACCCATTTGCTTGTAGCTCATGAGAAGCAACTCAGGGAAATGAACAATGAACTTGAGGATCGTGTAAGGCAAAGAACAGAAGAACTAACGGATAAAAACGTAGAACTGGAGAAAGCCAACTTCGAATTGAAGAAGGTAAACAATGATCTCGATAGCTTTGTATATGCGGCCTCACACGACCTGAAAGCTCCGGTTTCAAATATTGAAGGACTATTGGCTTCTCTTACGGATTTCTTTTCTCCGGATATGCTTGATGATGATAATGTGAAAATGATCATTGGTATGATCAATGAATCTATATCTCGCTTTAAGGTAACGATTCATGATCTTACTGAAGTAACCAAAATACAGAAAAGTATTGAAGAAGATGTGAATACTATTGATATTTTGGAGGTCATTGAAGATGTTAAGGTCGGCATAAGGGACATGATTGAGAACACTGGAGCAATTCTGAATATAATTCACGATGGGGATACGAAAGTCAGTTTCTCCAGAAAAAATCTTAAAAGTGTATTGTACAATCTTATAAGCAATGCAATAAAATACAGGTCCTCAGAAAGAATTCCTGAAGTGGAAATCAATATTGGAAGGGTAGAGGAATATATCATTATCTCGGTTTCTGATAATGGTTTGGGCTTTAACCCCAATGATAAAGAAAAAATCTTTACCATGTTTAAACGTCTCCATGACCATGTAGAGGGCACAGGAATCGGCCTTTACATAGTGAAGAAAATAGTGGAAAACTGCGGAGGGAGAATAGAAGTAGATAGTGAACAGGGTAAAGGTACCACCTTTTCTGTCTTTATCAGAGTTAATCCGGAAATCGTTCTTATTTGA
- a CDS encoding response regulator encodes MASTFVKLESVMIIDDNEMDNLLNKIILEKYNYSQNIQLYNSPTVAIKDLTEGKITPDAIFVDINMPEMTGFEFVEAFEKIERPELLKAKLFIISSSDDKQDIRKAFSFKSVSKYLTKPLDIIQLTSE; translated from the coding sequence ATGGCATCTACATTTGTAAAATTAGAATCAGTAATGATTATTGATGATAATGAAATGGATAACTTATTGAACAAAATTATCCTTGAAAAATATAACTACTCTCAAAACATTCAGCTTTATAATAGTCCTACAGTTGCAATTAAAGACTTGACAGAGGGAAAAATAACACCAGATGCAATTTTTGTAGATATAAACATGCCGGAAATGACCGGATTTGAATTTGTGGAAGCTTTTGAAAAAATTGAAAGACCGGAACTTCTCAAAGCAAAGCTTTTTATCATATCATCATCGGACGATAAACAAGATATAAGAAAAGCTTTCAGCTTTAAATCTGTTTCCAAATACCTTACCAAACCATTGGACATTATACAATTAACATCAGAGTAA